From Spirosoma aerolatum, one genomic window encodes:
- the nadC gene encoding carboxylating nicotinate-nucleotide diphosphorylase, which translates to MNLHEFIKLALAEDVGDGDHTSLATIPADAQKRARLLVKEVGILAGVEVAKAIFAEVDPTFVIDVLMQDGDSIKPGDIVLTVSGNARNILTAERLVLNCVQRMSGIATHTRELVNLLEGTRAKLLDTRKTTPNFRICEKMATKIGGAVNHRFGLYDMILIKDNHVDYAGSIEAAITKAVTYLKDTGRSLRIEVETRNRAEVEEVLRVGKVDVILLDNFTPEGIREMVRLIDGRYVTEASGGIDETNLRAYAETGVDFISSGALTHQIKSLDLSLKAY; encoded by the coding sequence ATGAATCTGCATGAATTTATCAAATTGGCCTTAGCCGAAGATGTTGGCGATGGCGATCATACTTCCTTAGCAACGATTCCGGCCGATGCCCAAAAACGAGCCCGGTTGCTGGTGAAAGAAGTGGGTATTCTGGCGGGCGTTGAGGTAGCCAAAGCTATATTTGCTGAAGTTGACCCAACGTTTGTGATTGATGTGCTGATGCAGGATGGAGACAGCATCAAACCCGGTGATATTGTGTTGACTGTCAGCGGCAACGCTCGAAATATCCTGACGGCCGAGCGATTGGTTCTTAATTGTGTGCAGCGTATGAGCGGCATTGCGACGCATACACGTGAGTTGGTCAATCTGCTCGAAGGTACACGGGCGAAGTTGCTGGATACACGGAAAACAACACCTAATTTTCGCATCTGCGAGAAAATGGCGACGAAGATTGGTGGGGCTGTAAACCACCGCTTTGGTTTGTACGACATGATTCTGATAAAAGATAATCACGTCGATTATGCAGGTAGCATCGAAGCTGCTATAACTAAAGCTGTTACCTATTTAAAGGACACAGGGCGTTCGCTTCGAATCGAAGTAGAAACCCGCAATCGGGCAGAGGTGGAAGAGGTTTTACGGGTTGGCAAGGTCGATGTTATATTGCTGGATAATTTCACCCCTGAAGGCATTCGTGAAATGGTCCGCCTGATCGATGGTCGATATGTAACCGAAGCATCGGGAGGTATCGACGAAACCAATCTCAGAGCGTACGCCGAAACGGGGGTTGACTTTATTTCGTCCGGTGCCCTGACGCATCAGATCAAAAGTCTGGATTTGAGCTTGAAAGCATATTAA
- a CDS encoding pyruvate dehydrogenase complex E1 component subunit beta, with product MREIQFREALREAMSEEMRRDPLVYLMGEEVAEYNGAYKVSQGMLDEFGAERVIDTPIAELGFAGIGVGSAMNGLRPIIEFMTFNFSLVAIDQVINSAAKVMSMSGGQYSCPIVFRGPTGNAGMLSSQHSQNFENWFANTPGLKVVVPSNPYDAKGLLKSAIRDNDPVIFMESELMYGDKGQVPEEEYLIPIGQANVVREGNDVTIVSFGKIMKVALAAADELAKNGVSAEVIDLRSVRPIDYATIINSVKKTNRCVIVEEAWPLAAISSELTYNIQRNAFDYLDAPVIRVNSMDLPLPYAPTLIEAILPNVKRTLQAVESVMYKK from the coding sequence ATGAGAGAAATACAGTTCCGCGAAGCCCTACGGGAGGCCATGTCGGAAGAAATGCGCCGGGACCCACTAGTCTACCTGATGGGCGAAGAAGTCGCCGAATACAATGGAGCCTATAAAGTTAGCCAGGGTATGCTGGACGAATTCGGAGCAGAACGGGTAATCGATACCCCTATCGCCGAACTTGGTTTCGCAGGCATTGGTGTTGGTTCGGCCATGAATGGTTTACGCCCCATTATTGAGTTTATGACCTTCAACTTCTCGCTGGTGGCGATTGATCAGGTCATCAACTCAGCGGCTAAAGTTATGTCGATGTCGGGCGGGCAGTATTCCTGCCCGATTGTGTTTCGGGGCCCTACCGGAAACGCTGGTATGCTGTCGTCGCAGCACTCGCAGAACTTTGAAAACTGGTTTGCCAATACACCTGGCCTGAAAGTCGTGGTTCCTTCAAACCCCTACGATGCCAAAGGTCTGCTGAAATCAGCCATTCGCGACAATGATCCGGTCATCTTCATGGAATCGGAGTTAATGTATGGCGACAAAGGGCAGGTTCCCGAAGAAGAGTATCTGATTCCGATTGGCCAGGCCAATGTAGTTCGGGAAGGCAACGACGTAACGATTGTCTCGTTCGGTAAGATCATGAAAGTAGCATTAGCGGCTGCTGATGAGCTGGCCAAAAATGGTGTATCGGCTGAAGTAATCGATCTGCGTTCGGTTCGTCCAATCGATTATGCTACCATTATCAACTCGGTGAAGAAAACCAACCGGTGTGTGATTGTCGAAGAAGCCTGGCCGCTAGCAGCCATTTCGTCGGAATTAACCTACAACATTCAGCGAAACGCATTCGATTATCTGGATGCTCCAGTCATTCGGGTCAACAGCATGGATCTGCCCCTTCCTTATGCACCAACGCTTATCGAAGCGATTCTGCCCAACGTAAAACGTACCTTACAGGCCGTTGAATCGGTGATGTATAAGAAGTAG
- a CDS encoding outer membrane beta-barrel family protein has translation MKNLCLILFYLSPFLSFSQSGIGQIRGVLIDSLTTKPIPFATVALKTADNKLITGVTTKENGDFQFEKIVVGAYKLEISFVGYRTKLLDSIRITTEKSWIDLGQIKLVVDTRNLKEVAVVGQKALVEDKGDRLVYNAEKDATNTGGTAADVLRKVPMLTVDLDGNLKMRGSGNIKVLVNGKPSSIMARNLADALKQMPANIIKSVEVITSPGAKYDAEGSAGVINIITKKAIQGTNGTVNLTGGNLNRSIGGNLTVKGKKLGVAISLNGDQFRGIGETSSTRTALTNGIPTSMLKQSTFRDNTGTSGYGELSVDYDPDTTNRINFSANAWGGTFPNNSTLDSRLTDIQGNVVQAYHRDIQFRNPFGNTEFNLGWTKSFKKPGRELSVLTQYARMPDNYYYTIQQTGIESTIPTYLERSTNLSRNNEYTFQTDYIHPLTARTKHDTLSFKLEAGAKSILRNIGSEYVIEQATTGLEQDYRIDPNRSSEFTYSQRVTSGYASMKMDSKRKWNLTAGVRLENTSIQGDFVTTQSRFSNQYQNLIPSFTLAKTFHNKHTVKVNYTQRISRPMIWYLNPYKNYSDPKNVQTGNPFLNPELTHATEVSYSTFGKEGSSFNAALFWRQTNNSIEWLTTVDAQGTALSAPQNIGRNASYGANMSVTLQPNKQTNISLNTELTYVDLTSVALNQRTSGWVWSVGPNASYKLPKDFTLQANGYVNSGWISLQSRNSGWYYYGLSAKKELMDKKITLTLNLNNPFNRSNRQTGEQFAPTFTAQNTSLFVNRSVRLTLSYKFGQMSSGGKQSKKISNDDGRR, from the coding sequence ATGAAAAACCTTTGCCTGATTCTTTTTTATTTATCACCGTTTCTTTCCTTTAGCCAGTCGGGCATAGGGCAAATTCGTGGGGTACTGATTGATTCACTAACGACCAAGCCTATTCCTTTTGCCACAGTAGCGCTTAAAACCGCAGATAATAAACTCATTACGGGTGTAACGACGAAGGAAAATGGCGACTTCCAGTTCGAAAAAATTGTTGTCGGTGCCTATAAACTGGAAATTTCCTTTGTAGGGTATCGTACCAAACTATTGGACTCTATCAGGATAACGACGGAGAAATCATGGATCGATTTAGGGCAAATTAAATTGGTAGTTGATACGCGGAATTTGAAAGAAGTGGCTGTGGTGGGGCAGAAAGCCCTGGTCGAAGATAAAGGTGATCGATTGGTTTATAATGCGGAAAAAGATGCAACCAATACGGGCGGTACAGCCGCTGATGTGCTTCGTAAAGTACCGATGCTTACGGTTGACTTGGATGGAAATTTAAAAATGCGGGGTAGCGGCAATATTAAAGTGCTGGTGAATGGAAAGCCTTCCAGTATTATGGCTCGTAATCTGGCTGACGCACTTAAACAGATGCCAGCCAACATTATTAAATCGGTGGAAGTCATTACGAGTCCTGGTGCAAAATACGATGCTGAAGGATCGGCAGGGGTTATCAATATTATTACGAAGAAGGCTATTCAGGGAACAAATGGTACTGTTAATCTGACTGGGGGAAATTTAAATCGATCAATTGGCGGGAATCTGACAGTAAAAGGTAAAAAGCTGGGCGTTGCGATTTCACTGAATGGCGACCAGTTTCGAGGTATTGGCGAAACCAGCAGCACGCGTACGGCTCTCACGAATGGGATCCCGACCAGTATGTTAAAGCAGAGTACGTTTCGCGATAACACGGGAACGAGCGGTTACGGAGAATTGAGCGTTGATTACGATCCCGATACGACGAACCGAATCAATTTTTCGGCCAACGCTTGGGGTGGGACTTTCCCCAATAATAGCACACTAGATAGCCGCCTGACTGATATACAGGGAAATGTAGTGCAGGCTTATCACCGTGATATTCAGTTTCGAAATCCTTTTGGTAATACGGAGTTTAATCTTGGCTGGACCAAATCGTTTAAGAAGCCAGGGCGGGAGCTTTCGGTCTTAACACAATATGCCCGGATGCCCGACAACTATTACTATACCATCCAGCAAACCGGAATTGAATCGACGATACCGACGTATTTGGAGCGAAGTACAAATCTCAGTCGCAACAATGAATACACGTTCCAGACAGATTACATCCATCCGTTGACGGCTCGAACGAAACACGATACGCTTAGTTTTAAACTGGAAGCTGGGGCCAAGTCAATCTTACGAAACATCGGTAGCGAGTATGTTATCGAACAGGCAACTACTGGCCTGGAACAGGATTACAGAATTGATCCAAATCGATCCAGTGAGTTTACGTATAGTCAACGGGTTACGTCGGGGTATGCGTCGATGAAAATGGACTCAAAACGAAAGTGGAATCTGACAGCAGGGGTCCGGCTTGAAAATACGTCTATACAAGGCGATTTTGTCACAACGCAAAGTCGATTCTCCAATCAGTATCAAAACCTGATTCCGAGTTTTACGCTGGCGAAAACCTTCCATAACAAGCATACTGTGAAGGTTAATTATACCCAACGGATTTCTCGCCCAATGATCTGGTATTTGAATCCATACAAAAACTACAGCGATCCCAAGAACGTCCAGACAGGTAATCCATTTTTAAATCCCGAATTGACCCATGCTACAGAAGTGTCGTACAGCACATTTGGGAAAGAAGGGTCTTCATTCAATGCGGCTTTATTCTGGCGGCAGACAAACAACTCCATCGAATGGCTGACAACGGTCGATGCGCAGGGAACGGCCTTGTCGGCACCACAGAATATTGGGCGAAATGCCAGCTATGGTGCTAACATGAGTGTTACGCTTCAGCCTAACAAACAGACCAATATTAGCCTGAATACCGAACTTACTTACGTCGATTTAACAAGCGTAGCGCTTAATCAGCGCACCAGCGGTTGGGTATGGAGCGTGGGGCCTAATGCGTCGTATAAATTACCCAAAGATTTCACCTTGCAGGCGAATGGCTACGTTAATTCAGGATGGATTTCGCTACAAAGCCGTAATTCGGGCTGGTATTATTACGGCTTGTCGGCAAAAAAAGAATTGATGGATAAAAAAATCACGCTGACACTCAACCTCAATAATCCATTCAACCGAAGTAATCGGCAAACTGGCGAGCAGTTTGCTCCTACTTTCACGGCACAAAATACGTCGCTGTTTGTCAATCGCTCGGTACGCTTGACCTTGAGCTATAAGTTTGGCCAGATGAGTTCAGGAGGCAAACAAAGCAAAAAAATAAGCAATGACGATGGCCGTCGATAA
- the porZ gene encoding type IX secretion system anionic LPS delivery protein PorZ, with the protein MKNVQWIRYLVSYKWPSRSLSLFHCSLFIIHCTFFIVHYSFAQIGTWQTHVSYQSGQSVAVVGNKIYAATQNGLFYYDKITQETTSLTKNSGLSDAGVSRLLYLADQSKLLIAYRSGNLDFMTLTNDGEPGAVNNVNTVVAASTLPSARTIYHINRIGNNAYLSTDFGLVVLDLIKYEIRDTYFSQRTDGTPLPIYQTVATTDSLYALTGPIRATDTGFRLRAIRFAANVNIADPANWRSVTEPSTLMSSLIVDQNRLYVSVNGTGIYLRNNGSWVLFRSSTDPIIRLFPSAAGPIVATSQSILLPNPVTFTGALLVNPREVVADGTNVWVTDTQSGLLYGTIGQFQRIAPEGPSRDQYVGLYTYPQTLVTLPTGPLDATSLSTNQPPYEAFSVTNNRWVAPSTNGLTRGFNAAAYLPSEQRLYVSTFGAGLWSQSSDQPPIPVTLPATISPFISSLATDSKGNLWITTGRTTSSQSATLHVRKPDGTFQSFPVVTQTNILQIVPDDNGFLWLRPDVGGGLLVVDPQTNRSRYLTTQTGQGGLLTNSVRALVKDRNGIIWVGTDLGPTLFDNPAGAFDAVIDAQPPILNRRRLLANEQITAIAVDGGNRKWIGTQKGIYHVAPDGSQLLDTFTADNSPLPSNTIQALAIEPTRGVLFVQTPNGLVSYQAPATEPTDVLSNITIFPNPVRPDFSGNVGIQGLTENATVKILDAGGKLVYETRSQGGTASWNLIDYLGRQAQTGIYLIVVVTKDGAEGLAGKLAVVR; encoded by the coding sequence ATGAAAAATGTACAATGGATACGTTATCTGGTTTCGTATAAATGGCCTTCGCGTTCATTATCGCTTTTTCATTGTTCATTATTCATTATCCATTGTACATTTTTCATTGTTCATTATTCATTTGCGCAGATTGGTACCTGGCAAACGCATGTCAGTTATCAATCAGGGCAGTCAGTCGCTGTAGTCGGTAATAAAATTTACGCAGCTACGCAAAACGGCTTGTTCTATTATGACAAGATTACGCAGGAGACAACCAGCTTAACCAAGAATTCTGGGCTTAGTGATGCCGGTGTTAGTCGACTTCTGTATCTGGCTGATCAATCCAAATTACTGATTGCCTATCGGAGTGGGAATCTTGATTTCATGACGCTGACCAATGATGGAGAGCCCGGAGCGGTTAATAATGTCAACACCGTTGTAGCGGCTTCTACCCTACCATCCGCCAGAACGATTTATCACATCAATCGAATTGGTAACAACGCTTACCTTAGTACCGATTTCGGCCTGGTTGTTTTAGACCTGATCAAGTATGAAATCAGGGATACCTATTTCAGTCAACGTACCGACGGCACACCCCTTCCGATTTACCAGACTGTAGCGACTACCGACAGCCTATATGCACTGACAGGACCGATACGGGCTACCGATACGGGTTTTCGCCTACGTGCCATTCGTTTTGCGGCCAATGTAAATATTGCAGATCCAGCCAATTGGCGAAGTGTAACTGAACCATCCACCTTGATGAGTTCATTGATCGTTGATCAGAATCGTCTTTATGTTTCTGTAAATGGCACCGGAATTTATCTGAGAAATAATGGCTCATGGGTGTTGTTCCGTTCCAGTACGGACCCAATCATTCGGTTATTTCCATCGGCAGCAGGCCCAATAGTCGCTACTAGTCAGTCTATTCTTCTTCCGAATCCAGTAACATTTACCGGGGCGCTCCTGGTCAACCCTCGTGAAGTGGTTGCCGATGGTACCAACGTTTGGGTAACCGATACGCAGAGTGGTCTACTTTATGGCACCATAGGTCAATTTCAGCGTATTGCTCCTGAAGGCCCTTCCCGCGATCAGTATGTAGGTCTATACACCTATCCGCAAACGCTCGTAACATTACCCACAGGACCGCTGGATGCAACGAGCCTGTCAACAAACCAGCCTCCCTATGAGGCCTTTTCAGTTACGAATAACCGTTGGGTAGCTCCTTCAACCAATGGCCTGACTCGCGGTTTTAATGCTGCGGCCTACCTCCCATCTGAGCAGCGTCTTTACGTAAGCACGTTTGGTGCCGGGCTATGGAGCCAGTCGAGCGATCAACCACCAATACCCGTTACGCTTCCGGCTACGATTAGCCCATTTATCAGTAGCCTGGCAACCGATTCGAAAGGTAATTTGTGGATAACAACCGGACGGACGACTTCATCACAATCGGCTACGTTGCATGTACGTAAGCCCGACGGAACCTTCCAATCGTTCCCTGTTGTCACCCAAACCAACATTCTTCAGATTGTACCGGATGATAATGGGTTTCTGTGGCTTCGGCCTGATGTCGGCGGAGGCTTACTGGTTGTTGATCCTCAAACCAATCGTAGTCGTTACTTGACGACGCAAACAGGGCAGGGCGGATTACTCACCAACAGCGTTCGTGCTTTGGTAAAAGATCGAAATGGGATTATCTGGGTAGGCACCGACTTAGGCCCGACCCTTTTCGACAATCCAGCCGGAGCGTTCGATGCGGTTATCGATGCCCAGCCACCTATTTTAAACCGGCGTCGACTGTTGGCCAACGAACAGATTACGGCAATCGCAGTCGATGGAGGAAATCGAAAATGGATCGGTACGCAGAAAGGCATTTATCATGTAGCACCCGACGGATCACAGCTACTGGACACATTCACGGCCGACAATAGCCCTTTGCCCAGCAACACCATCCAGGCATTAGCCATTGAACCTACACGTGGGGTACTCTTTGTTCAGACGCCAAATGGCCTAGTATCGTATCAAGCACCAGCTACAGAGCCCACTGATGTACTGAGCAACATCACTATTTTCCCGAATCCCGTCCGACCTGACTTCTCGGGCAACGTGGGCATACAAGGCCTTACGGAGAATGCAACCGTAAAAATTCTTGACGCAGGCGGCAAACTGGTCTATGAGACCCGCTCACAGGGCGGAACAGCTAGCTGGAATCTGATCGACTATCTAGGTCGTCAGGCACAAACGGGCATTTATCTGATTGTTGTCGTTACAAAAGATGGTGCAGAGGGGCTGGCGGGTAAACTTGCCGTGGTTCGCTAG
- a CDS encoding thymidine kinase codes for MFIEPSRRRDPPHLRTGWIEVICGSMFSGKTEELIRRLNRARIAKLKVQIFKPALDNRYHAENIVSHSAVAIHSSPVQTASQILLLAGDCEVVGIDETQFFDKEIVSICNELANQGKRVIVAGLDMDFAGNPFGCMPQLMGIAEYVTKVHAICVVCGDIAHYSYRLVPSQERVLLGETDSYEARCRRCFNLGDDAVRKEWAYEDVKNDD; via the coding sequence ATGTTTATTGAACCTTCCCGCCGACGTGACCCACCCCATCTGCGCACTGGCTGGATTGAAGTCATCTGCGGATCGATGTTTTCCGGAAAAACGGAAGAGCTAATCCGACGACTTAATCGTGCCCGGATTGCCAAGCTAAAGGTGCAGATTTTTAAGCCTGCTCTGGACAATCGCTATCACGCAGAAAATATTGTTTCGCACTCGGCTGTTGCGATTCATTCTAGCCCTGTGCAAACAGCGAGCCAAATTTTATTATTGGCCGGTGATTGCGAAGTAGTTGGCATTGATGAAACCCAATTTTTTGACAAAGAAATCGTTTCCATATGCAATGAGCTGGCCAATCAGGGCAAACGAGTCATCGTTGCCGGGCTCGATATGGACTTTGCCGGTAATCCATTTGGCTGCATGCCTCAGCTCATGGGCATAGCCGAGTATGTTACAAAAGTACATGCTATTTGTGTAGTTTGTGGCGACATAGCCCACTACTCTTACCGTCTTGTACCTTCGCAGGAGCGGGTACTCCTGGGCGAGACCGATAGCTACGAAGCTCGTTGTCGCCGGTGTTTTAACCTGGGCGACGATGCCGTACGAAAGGAATGGGCTTACGAAGACGTTAAGAATGATGACTGA
- a CDS encoding helix-hairpin-helix domain-containing protein: MRTVYLLCIAGWLASSAAFSQTNTPLRRDADISQYLQDLFPVQTEGVDYQAIYDALTQLYANPIDLNTATRDELEATNLLSERQLTSLATYRAGFGDLLSIYELQAVPNFDLATIRRLLPFITVAGSRGLLGALPTPTDNYLIVRYERILEEQKGFSEATPDKKGNFPTRYVGDASQWYLRYRYSRPRAFSFGLTLEKDPGERIDWHPESRRYGADYLSFHAQLQNRGRWKSILLGDYQLQVGQGLILSAGFVLGKSAETVQTVRRPTLGSRPYTSLTEFGYFRGITATYALHQRLTITLLASRIRRDANTDSSGTGLVATSLQTSGLHRTQSERADQGSLMETNLGAHLLYQNRHQLQLGLTVLRTTYDTFFQKRDQAYNAYEFTGTHNLVVGVHGGYIWRNWNLFAELARSSGSATNSGGIGFVGGALASLTKKLDMAVVLRHYDPNFHSFYGNAFSEGSRNSNEEGAYLGLKYTIYRKLSVGGFVDYFNFPWLKYLVDKPSNGFDYLLQVRYTPNRQTTFYGVYHEEHKQKNLTVDKQKDVVGTARRSYALNAEYTLMRGFSLRSRIQWGSFVYAGQPASNGFTLAQDATWDYRRFSLSGRIALFGTDDYDSRQYVYERDVLYAFSFPAYFNRGVRHYFLAQYNLSRHLDIWVRWARTDYTNQTAVGSDLEQINAPHKTEVKLQARWRF, encoded by the coding sequence TTGCGAACAGTTTACCTGCTCTGTATAGCCGGATGGTTAGCTTCATCGGCTGCTTTTTCACAAACTAATACACCGCTGCGCCGAGATGCTGATATAAGCCAGTATCTACAAGACCTATTTCCTGTACAAACAGAAGGGGTTGATTATCAGGCTATCTATGATGCGCTCACACAGCTATATGCCAATCCAATTGATCTCAACACGGCTACTCGCGACGAGCTTGAAGCTACGAATCTGCTCTCAGAACGTCAGCTAACCAGTTTAGCGACTTATCGGGCTGGATTCGGGGATTTATTGTCAATCTATGAACTTCAGGCGGTGCCCAACTTCGACCTGGCGACGATCCGGCGTTTACTCCCTTTCATAACCGTAGCAGGCAGTCGGGGTCTGTTAGGGGCTTTGCCTACTCCCACCGATAATTACCTGATTGTCCGTTATGAACGTATACTGGAAGAACAAAAAGGCTTTTCAGAAGCAACGCCCGATAAAAAAGGGAATTTTCCTACGCGTTATGTAGGTGATGCCAGCCAGTGGTATCTACGATATCGCTACAGTCGGCCCCGTGCTTTTAGTTTCGGACTAACCCTGGAAAAGGACCCCGGTGAGCGGATCGATTGGCATCCCGAAAGCCGACGTTATGGCGCCGATTATCTTTCATTCCATGCACAGCTTCAAAATCGAGGGCGCTGGAAAAGCATCCTGTTGGGTGACTATCAATTGCAGGTAGGGCAAGGTTTGATTCTATCGGCAGGTTTTGTGCTTGGAAAAAGTGCCGAAACAGTTCAAACCGTTCGTCGTCCAACGTTGGGGTCTCGCCCGTATACATCCTTGACGGAATTTGGGTATTTTCGGGGTATAACGGCGACCTATGCTTTGCATCAACGTCTTACTATAACCTTGCTGGCTTCCCGAATCCGCCGGGACGCTAATACCGATAGCTCGGGTACCGGTCTTGTGGCTACTTCACTGCAAACCTCTGGCCTTCACCGAACACAGTCTGAACGAGCCGATCAGGGTAGTTTGATGGAAACTAATCTGGGCGCCCATCTGCTTTACCAAAATCGCCATCAACTGCAGCTTGGGCTTACGGTATTACGCACCACCTATGATACGTTTTTCCAGAAGCGCGATCAGGCCTACAATGCGTATGAGTTTACGGGTACGCATAACCTGGTTGTAGGTGTGCACGGAGGATATATCTGGCGAAACTGGAATCTGTTCGCTGAATTGGCCCGCAGTAGTGGCTCGGCTACAAATTCAGGGGGTATAGGGTTTGTAGGTGGAGCTTTGGCTAGCCTGACTAAAAAATTGGATATGGCGGTTGTTCTGCGGCACTACGACCCAAATTTTCATAGCTTTTATGGGAATGCTTTTAGCGAAGGAAGCCGGAATAGCAACGAAGAAGGAGCCTATCTGGGGTTAAAGTATACCATTTACCGGAAGCTGTCCGTAGGCGGCTTTGTGGATTATTTCAATTTCCCCTGGCTGAAGTATCTGGTCGATAAGCCCTCAAACGGATTCGATTATTTGCTTCAGGTTCGGTACACCCCCAACCGACAAACCACGTTTTATGGCGTTTATCACGAAGAGCATAAGCAAAAGAATCTGACGGTAGATAAACAGAAAGATGTAGTTGGTACTGCCCGTAGAAGCTACGCACTGAATGCCGAATACACATTGATGCGGGGTTTTTCATTGCGGTCGCGCATACAATGGGGCAGTTTTGTGTATGCAGGGCAACCTGCTTCTAATGGATTCACCTTGGCGCAGGATGCTACGTGGGACTACCGACGTTTCAGCCTTAGCGGCCGGATCGCTTTATTCGGAACGGACGATTACGACAGTCGACAATATGTGTACGAGCGTGATGTGCTCTACGCATTTTCGTTTCCTGCTTACTTTAATCGGGGTGTTCGCCATTATTTCCTGGCGCAGTATAACCTGAGTCGCCATCTGGATATATGGGTGCGCTGGGCCAGAACGGACTACACCAATCAGACTGCCGTTGGTTCCGATTTGGAGCAGATTAATGCTCCGCATAAAACCGAGGTGAAACTACAGGCCCGATGGCGGTTTTGA
- a CDS encoding ABC transporter ATP-binding protein, which produces MIEIKNIAKSFGGRQILAGVSGTFKQGDTSLVIGSSGTGKSVLLKCMIGLVKPDSGEVLYDGRNFLKSDLNQQKAIRREMGVLFQGSALFDSKTVLENVRFPLDMLTEQAESEKLDRAHECLRRVGLAEAADRMPSEISGGMKKRVGIARAIVLNPKYLFCDEPNSGLDPLTSIKIDQLISEITDEFKITTVVITHDMNSMMEIGEKIMFLYQGEKLWEGNSTTLTQSHVPELNEFINANKLIREMEK; this is translated from the coding sequence ATGATTGAAATCAAAAATATAGCGAAATCCTTTGGGGGGCGTCAGATTCTGGCGGGCGTCAGCGGTACATTCAAACAGGGCGATACCAGTCTGGTCATTGGCAGTAGCGGTACGGGTAAAAGCGTATTATTAAAGTGTATGATTGGGTTGGTAAAGCCCGATTCAGGTGAGGTTCTCTACGACGGGCGTAATTTTTTGAAAAGTGACCTGAATCAGCAAAAAGCCATCCGCCGGGAGATGGGCGTTCTGTTTCAGGGATCTGCTCTGTTCGATTCGAAGACTGTGCTGGAAAACGTTCGGTTCCCGCTCGATATGCTTACAGAACAGGCCGAAAGTGAAAAACTGGATCGTGCTCACGAATGCCTGCGCCGGGTAGGTCTTGCCGAAGCTGCCGATCGGATGCCTTCTGAAATCAGTGGCGGCATGAAGAAACGGGTTGGCATTGCCAGAGCGATTGTCCTGAACCCCAAATACTTATTCTGCGACGAACCCAACTCTGGCCTTGATCCACTCACCTCTATCAAGATAGATCAGCTCATCTCTGAAATCACCGATGAGTTTAAGATCACAACCGTCGTCATTACGCACGACATGAACTCGATGATGGAAATCGGTGAGAAAATCATGTTTCTGTACCAGGGCGAAAAATTGTGGGAAGGCAATAGTACAACCCTTACGCAATCGCACGTTCCCGAACTAAACGAGTTTATCAACGCCAACAAGCTGATTCGGGAAATGGAAAAATGA
- a CDS encoding MlaE family ABC transporter permease — protein sequence MSRLGSYFIFLGTLFRNPEKFRVYVGLILNECTNIGVGSIFIVALVNSFIGAVTCVQTAYNLTNPFVPKNIIALIVRDSSILELAPTLSCIVLAGKVGSNIASELGTMRITEQIDALEVMGINSSSYLVLPKVIASVLMFPLLVIMAGFLAILGGYIAGTLAGVISSEDYISGLRFEYKPFGVTFALIKTVVFAFLISTISAYRGYNVRGGALEVGAASTAAVTNSCVAIVAADFILTQMLLT from the coding sequence ATGTCACGATTAGGCAGTTATTTTATCTTTTTGGGTACCCTATTCCGTAACCCGGAGAAATTTCGCGTTTATGTGGGCCTCATTCTCAACGAATGTACCAATATTGGCGTTGGGTCAATTTTTATTGTAGCGCTCGTTAACTCGTTTATTGGTGCGGTCACCTGTGTACAAACGGCCTATAATCTCACAAATCCGTTTGTTCCGAAAAATATTATTGCACTGATTGTCCGCGACAGTTCGATTCTGGAATTAGCGCCCACCTTATCCTGCATAGTACTAGCCGGAAAAGTGGGGTCGAATATTGCCAGTGAGCTAGGTACAATGCGCATTACGGAGCAGATCGACGCCCTGGAGGTGATGGGGATCAATTCCAGTTCCTATCTTGTACTACCCAAAGTGATTGCTTCCGTTCTGATGTTTCCCCTGCTGGTTATTATGGCTGGTTTTCTGGCAATACTAGGTGGATACATTGCCGGAACGCTGGCTGGGGTTATTTCTTCAGAAGATTATATATCGGGACTCCGCTTCGAGTACAAGCCCTTTGGTGTTACGTTCGCTCTTATCAAAACCGTAGTCTTTGCCTTTTTAATCTCTACGATTTCGGCCTATAGAGGCTACAACGTACGCGGAGGAGCGCTCGAAGTTGGCGCAGCCTCTACGGCAGCCGTAACCAACAGTTGCGTAGCGATCGTAGCCGCCGATTTTATTCTAACGCAGATGTTACTCACGTAA